From the genome of Solanum lycopersicum chromosome 7, SLM_r2.1:
GATTCTGACTCATCAAAATTTCCCTTCTCTCCTCGTCGTTCCGCGGGAGCTCCACCAATATTCAGCATTTGCATCCAGTGGTCCAGGTTATTAGACTCCATCCGGGAGACACCAGTGCTTGAAGGACTAGATTTTTTCGCAGCAGGTGTAGGTTCACTCTATGCACAACAACTAAAGGAAGATTCCCGCCGGACTCCTGGTGGGTCAAAGAGTCTCGGTGGAGAATCTTATGGGAACAACATGGATATCGTGGAAGTTGGACAGCTTGATGAGGACATAATGACAGCAGAAAAGATGGCAGAGGTTGCCATTAGAGTGCTATGTGCAGGAATGTCAGTTGCTTTGAGCTCACTGACAGAGTTTGCCATAGCTTCAGCTGATGGATATACTGGTTTGGTAAAGAATTGTGAGAATATCAAACAGCCACAAGATGCAGTgtaattttacattaaaaatatattaggtTAGGTAGGAAGGAAGGAATGCAATGTAAATTATATGTTGAGTAACTTGAGCCATAGAGGTGCCTTATCCAATCTGGGCTACTGATTATGCAGAATACAGAAAGGTGCCTtgatatatctatatatattagtttCAACCTGAGCTTCTGATTATGCAGAACACAGACAAGTGTAAGTTGCTTTGTATTAATCAAGCAATATGGATTCATGGGTTGGCCCTTGACTTGTTCAATCAAATGAACGATAAGTATTTGGAATCTTTGGGCTTGTTTTCTGCTATGTTGACTGACAGTCTTGAGCCACCAACGAAAAACTGAGAAAATCGTCTATTTCTTTAGTAAGGGTCAAGAACATATCGTGAATCATGGTGAGACTGTATTGCTCCCTATGGGGGGGACGGGGGTTCATAAAGATTTTGCAAACATATCGATCAGAAGTTAATCACCAAAATATTTTGCTCCATGTACTATTCTCCCAACTCCTTACCAAGTGTttgttttaaccaaaaaaagaaactttttgCAAGTCGTATCACCAAAATATTCATTGGCTAACACACACTAAGAAAATTGCTTAATTCCTTTAAATTGACTCCTAACTGCTCAAAATATGTCCGGAAAATGGCCGGCGGCTTCACCTACTTTTTTCTAACTCCCAAaggttttctaaaaataaaaaaaacctgaaggtcatatcatcaaaatattcatgatctaaaaaatcatacaaaaaaCTGCGGAAATTTTCTAAAGACATACTACTCTCCCCTAACTTCCAAAGAGGATTTTGTAAAGCAAAAAGATTGGTAGTCATATGAGCAAATACTTATGGGATAACACACATAAAACTGAAAAGATCACCTAATTTCTGTAAATTAGCGCCTAAATTATGTCATGGATCATGGTGAGACATTTGATATTTAGGAAATACATTGAAATTGAGGAGCGTGGAACATGTAGCAGTACATTGAAATGAAAAGGAATGTGGTCGAATAGTTCGTTTGGTATGAGGTATAAAACTCTGCAGTATTAATCATGTATTTGATATCTGTATGTTGAATTCAATTCACTACATGTATAATATGTCCGTGAACCAAGAAACCTATCGAGATCCATAAGTATCATGACAAGCTGAAATTTCATATAATAGTAGATAACATATCCAGAGACCAGAACTGAGGGCACTGATAGAATAACTTTTGTGTATGATCAAATTTCATACTAGAGAAGCAATTCTATAGCAAAAGCATCATCATTTTGAACATAATAAGCTTGTATAGTGTAAAATAGATCAAGCCTGACTAAGTTTACAACACTCAGGGCACTGAAAGTGTCCTCTAGCTCCACATTTCATACAAGAAGAAGAGGATCCTACTTTCGATTTATCCTCTAAAACAATGAAATTTAATGGTCCTCCTTTAATTGTACCAGATCCTTTGCAGCTTGAACATGCTATCAGTTTTAAATCTCCACATTTTTTGCACATCCCCAGTGAACTGCTCATAGCAAAAAAAACCAATACTATATGCATTATGTATTAACACTCGAACAAAAAAACAGTAGGATTCTTGATGATCAATAAGagctatgaaattatattgtatGCACCAATATTTAAAACTCGGTGAATAGCTGGTCTGTCCCTCTATCGTTCTCCCCTTAAATGTcgctccctccgtttcaaaataagttgaaatgaaatttatatatttgtaaactacgtaaaaagtactatgagtcacaataattgataattcaaaatgtttaaaagatCTATGGAAAATTTACGGTCAAAGATAAACTTGTTTGACTATTGAAATCCGAAAGGTGACATATAAAATGGAACGGATATAGTACATTTTGGGAATATGAGTAGTTGTTTACTTAAAATGTATGTTCAAACTAAAAAcattcacttattttaaaatgaagggACTAATATTAGTCTTTTGTCAGGATTTGAACCCATGACGTGTGTTTAATCCACACAGTAGCATAACTACAATCATTCCAGGGTGTCAGACTTCACCGAAAAATtacgttatatatatatatatatatgtcaaattctatatttaatgtatatatatacaaagttgAACACCCTTAACAATTAACAAAAGTATATCTTTGGCGGAGTTTCGGGTTCTAACCCCAGATAacacaataattttttgttttgtttatatatatatatatatactagttctCGGATTGTGCATCGCATGTTTGTCCCCTAATTGATATTagaaaactttaatttatatagCTAAGTTCAAATCTAAGTCCTTTCATATGTAAGTttaacataagaaatataactctgcacaaaatataacatgaaaatattgtgttagatattggagatttgatatattaaatacttcatgaaaaataaacattttattttatcaaaggaattaatatattttaataactaaacacataagttttaataatcaaaaaagaaattgtctaTAAAAAAAGATacgtataaagaaaaatattataaaatgtttGGGCGGTATACCATCaagtttatagaaaaaattacaatttcaaacgaaaaaaaaagaagaagtaaatAAAGACATGACATCCATAATAAAAGACatcacattaaaatatatagacaaaaatattttcatactaattgaATTACATTTTGTTAAAAGTAGGCTTACTCTAGATAAAACATGACTTATTCTAGACGAaacatattatatgtataaaaaactatagtcatataataataataataataaataagacaaACAGAAAAGAAGGCATGAATATGTTAAGactaagatatatatatatatatatatatatatatatatatatatatatatatataatgaattctAAAACCCATGGCGTGTGCTTAATCCACACGGTAGCATAACTACAATAATTCCAGGTGTCACACTTCATCGAAAAATtacgttatatatatatatatatatatatatatatatatatatatatatatgccaacTTCTATATTTAATggatatatatttaaagttgaACACCCTTGCCAATTAACAAAAGTATACCTTTGGCGGAGTTTCGGGTTCTAACCCCAGATAacacaataattttttgttttgttttgttttgttttgaccATCACATACCATTATTCTTGGACACGAACTTCTGGCTTTGTCACTGAATTCACACATTAGGTAATTTGGAGTACTATTAATGtgtaaaaattcaatctttggTGATAATTTACTTAAATCCTAGTTCATTTACATGGATAAAAATACAAGGCAAAAAACcctaaaaggaaaaaacaagaaaaaagtaGTTATAGTGCATAGTACCTGCGTTGAGAAGTAGAGATGAAGGAATCAATTTTGGGAGCATAAATGGTGGCAGCAAGTAGCAAACCACCCACTCCAAATCCTGCTATTTCACTTGCTGTTATGTGTTCAAACAtttccccccctttttttttcctgCTAAATTAATGTTTACAAATTTGCataaaatagaaagagatgATATATTTAGGAAAAAGAAAGCAATACCCTCTTATCCCAATAATTGGATAAGATATGTGGGGTTATTTTGTTTTgcaattcttttattattagttttttttaaaaaaaaaaacttaaatttggAGCAAATAGATCCAGGACAAAGGGTAGAAAAAGTGAACCAATATGCTACCAATTGATGTAGAGTTTGGACTTTTGATTCATTACTATATAgtgtaatttcataaataaaatttgagaaagattatttttatttttatataatagaaatattatttttaatagacaTCCAgctaaaaaaagatattattcaGAAAATAGttgtatcaaaatataaaacaaatgaagCAACAGatagtaaaaacaaaataaagaatatgaactatgtgattACTAAATACTATTAAGGAGAAAAAGTTATAGGCTTGGCCTTCTACTTCTCCACCTAAGCTAGCTACTAACTTCTAACCTAATATTCAAACCTcgtatttttctatttaagatTGTGtctttaataactaaaattatgTCATATCTTATCTAATCAAATATCATTGCGCCCTTGTTCTTTTTTGACATGTTCTAAAAATTTTTGATGATTGCAATATCAGAGTCAACATTTGGACACCTCGATTAATTCTACGGGATACCTCTTAAAACTTGATGATTGTGGTGTTAGAGCCAGCTTTCacgcacctcgactaattccacgTGATACCTCTGTCTCTTCTAACTCCTACTATAGTCAACCTCTCACACATGCTAACCTGTGCATCTGCACACCTCATTTTAAGATGCACAAACCATCTTAGTCATCTTTCTCTCATCTTATTTGCCACAGAGGTTATTCTGTCCATACTCTGTATAACTTCATTctgaaacatatatttattctaATATGTTCACGTATCTATTTTAGTATTCTTATATTCGTTACATATATCTTCTCAATGTAGGCGCGTTCTTGTCTTTCTGACTCTCCGCTCTCATTACTCTTAAGTCTTGGTGacacattattaattataacattatcattttatttatgtcCAGACACTAGTAAATAAAACACTAGAGATATTCATAAAGTTTTCTATTTAATTGGTTATAGAAAACTATTTATCAACCTTTTGTTTCTCAACTTGtatctaataaatatatataagccgattaatttaaatttgtgtcgaaaatttcattttaattgtaAGTGCATCTtgtaaatgaaatttatttcagttttagatctctaaataaaattttatcttaGCCTTTCAATTATGTTAAGCTTACATGATACCCTACCTTTAGGATTGTTGTGACTCGGTCATTCTTTCACTTATGCAATAAGATAATAAGACTTAACATTTTCATTCACTTATAATCTGGATGAACTATATTGGTCAAAGTAAATATAATAAGATTAAGTGGTggagtaaaaaatataaaaaaatatgttaaaagtgaTATTCGAAATCAGGCATAGTCATATTAAAAAAACCTTAAGCGCTTATTCAAGAATTAGtgaatcaattaaattatttatttattaaatgatttatgttaaatttttaatacaaatttcttcttaaaatatatatatatatatatatatatattttaagacGAAATTAATGAGTATTCGAGCACTCaaaatgactctatatgggtctTGGCTCTGGTTAAGGaccattttaatcattttctcCATTTCCCAACACTAACTTGCAatccaaaaatgagaaaaatatcaTACAAGTTTTTCAATTTCGTTTGTATGAGATATGTGGAGGAGCTACACTTGTCCAAAAGGAATTAATTGACATAGTCACTATCACATTGAAAAATTATGATTGGTTgaaattcattatatatatatatatattgatgtgtttacttttttttatattttaggtaTAATTACTGAAAATACTGACAATCTAATAACCACTAATTAATCTAACGCTTTGACCTCACTACTCTCAAATTTCAAATGTATGATATGCATATGTATGATATATCTATGtactaaaacatgaaaaaatagtaCTAATTTATTTCCTCAGTTCAAAGTAAAGGACttcttatttcatatttttagtttttcattcAAGGTGATGTATTTAATCGCCTTTGTTAGGAAGTTTTTTTACTCTTAATCTGGATTTTTTAgcatgaaatttaaatttagtcaGACTTCAATATAGATATCGAACACagaatgaaaaatcaaaaaaacaaaaaaatatacttactcgattttattttttttaaaaaaatatacaataattatattcaatctAGTTTGAAAGGTCACTGTGTAAACAAGTCGTCTAGTACGagggataataataaattttgaaacaaatgcTGAATTATTAATCTTTCATTTGGTTAGAGCTGGTATTAGTTAGCTTGGGGATTATTCATTCCACCGTCAATTCTATAACGAtggataaatatatttatgaaaaaaaacattatatatcCCGTCTCTCCCCTAAGCAACTTAGGGTAAAAAAAGGAACACCACTGAGAAATATAATCAAAGgtacaaatcaattttttcacaagcataaaactttcattaattaGCCCAAATTACTTTCACTTTCCGGGTACAAAGTTTGTGGCGTAAGCCCAAGCGTTGTTAGCCACAGGGTCGTTAATGTGGTCAGAGAGGTTCTCAATTGGACCCTTTCCAGTAACAATAGCTTGAACAAAGAATCCAAACATAGAAAACATAGCTAAACGTCCATTCTTAATTTCCTTCACCTTCAATTCAGCAAAAGCCTCAGGATCATCAGCAAGGCCAAGTGGGT
Proteins encoded in this window:
- the LOC101253702 gene encoding uncharacterized protein, with product MFEHITASEIAGFGVGGLLLAATIYAPKIDSFISTSQRSSLGMCKKCGDLKLIACSSCKGSGTIKGGPLNFIVLEDKSKVGSSSSCMKCGARGHFQCPECCKLSQA